A portion of the Manihot esculenta cultivar AM560-2 chromosome 2, M.esculenta_v8, whole genome shotgun sequence genome contains these proteins:
- the LOC110609573 gene encoding SUPPRESSOR OF ABI3-5 isoform X3 has translation MDPGRYGLQQGWDNNSALEGYGGVHEPNYRVGGSYDERRFHDERYTRDNVYARNAFHRDVLERESYPPPPAVGLWPQSRRRSYEEDYPLDRESRRHEKAYVDSYHAMDTFRDRDIDSYTELDKFRDGYRNVENYRDHGFDRGARFGARDRDDHAYDDYDYRPRNSSQNREDSRERDYEYGRHSYDSDYERGNKREGNWRRRDSRDRERDKRGLSRERDQSPHKRHERSHSRGRDDRPRSRSPRGRSHGRSQREDSYEDGQHERTERRRDREEKRHRGNYTVAPSATVVVKGLSQKTTEEDLYQILAEWGPLRHVRVIKERNSGISRGFAFIDFPSVDAACAMMDRIGDDGFVVDGRKLFFEYSSKPTGGAGGQFGQESAVKSGHNNHRSIMVPSDWMCTICGCVNFARRTSCFQCNEPRTEDAPAADIALSNPASLGRKGFEAGPTHVLVVRGLDENADEEMLRYEFSKHAPIKDLRLVRDKFTHVSRGFAFVHFHSVEDATKALEATNGTTLEKNGQILRVAYAKSILGPGSGASGHSQSSSLAAAAIEAAAFAQQYDAVGWAPKEYNPDDKSASAPEQNGGEATVQKDGSAPQSGFVWDEASGYYYDAASGFYYDGNTGLYYDGNAGIWYSYDHHTQQYIPCTDQNDNKTSDKQSEHSKPSDTNNRKVIISAPAATITATEKAASLHDAVQAAATAALAAEKKEKEKSKEIKLASKSSILASKKKMNNVLTMWKQRSNEGQATRVTVDDNQPSGSADERSFSVGQSMKSKFKTDTITAKESAVSTSGIITSTAVAQAGLESPVKPRPVSNSSGGALMGVIRGSGRGVMKSDASYSGSSTIVSTSTAVGGTSINADASAIATPFRTDASALGSYAPPASTGSGKRRFSEMPLSSASAQKEQSQTTYRDRAAERRSLYGSSSSMGDLPGYGFGDSRLGEGWKWNDRTSPSTSHRTSSRTWESTEEIGS, from the exons ATGGATCCTGGTCGCTATGGTCTCCAGCAAGGATGGGATAATAACAGC GCTCTGGAAGGGTATGGTGGAGTCCACGAGCCAAACTACCG GGTGGGTGGTTCATATGATGAGAGGAGATTTCATGATGAAAGATACACCAGGGATAATGTCTATGCAAGAAATGCTTTTCACCGAGATGTCCTAGAGAGGGAGAGCTATCCACCACCTCCTGCTGTTGGTCTTTGGCCTCAGTCAAGAAGGCGAAGTTATGAAGAAGATTATCCCCTTGATAGGGAGTCAAGGAGACATGAGAAAGCATATGTGGACTCATACCATGCGATGGATACTTTTCGAGATCGTGATATCGATTCATACACGGAACTTGATAAGTTCCGTGATGGCTATCGCAACGTGGAAAACTATCGTGATCATGGGTTTGATAGGGGTGCCAGGTTTGGAGCACGTGATCGAGATGATCATGCATATGATGATTATGATTACAGGCCCCGCAATTCCAGCCAAAATAGGGAGGACAGCCGTGAGAGGGATTATGAATATGGTCGACATAGTTATGATTCAGACTATGAGAGAGGCAATAAAAGAGAGGGAAATTGGAGGCGGCGCGATTCCCGTGATCGAGAACGTGATAAGAGAGGTTTGAGTCGAGAAAGAGATCAGAGTCCGCATAAAAGGCATGAACGATCTCACTCTCGTGGACGTGATGACCGTCCTAGATCAAGGTCCCCTCGAGGTCGAAGTCATGGTCGAAGTCAACGAGAGGACAGTTATGAGGATGGTCAACATGAGAGGACTGAAAGGCGGAGAGACCGTGAGGAGAAGCGGCATCGAGGGAATTACACAGTG gCCCCATCTGCAACTGTTGTTGTGAAAGGTCTATCACAGAAGACAACTGAGGAAGACTTGTATCAGATACTT GCTGAATGGGGACCTCTCCGCCATGTGCGTGTGATCAAAGAGCGGAATTCTGGCATTTCTCGTGGATTTGCTTTTATTGATTTTCCATCTGTG GATGCAGCTTGTGCTATGATGGATAGGATTGGGGATGATGGTTTTGTTGTGGATGGCAGGAAATTGTTCTTTGAGTATag TAGTAAGCCAACTGGGGGGGCAGGAGGACAATTTGGTCAAGAAAGTGCTGTGAAATCAGGCCATAACAACCACAGAAGCATCATGGTACCATCTGATTGGATGTGCACCATATGTGGTTGTGTCAATTTTGCAAGGCGAACATCCTGTTTTCAG TGTAATGAGCCAAGAACTGAAGATGCACCAGCAGCAGATATAGCTTTATCAAATCCAGCTTCTTTGGGAAGGAAAGGATTCGAGGCAG GTCCTACTCATGTATTGGTGGTTCGTGGATTGGATGAAAATGCTGATGAGGAGATGCTTCGTTATGAGTTTTCTAAACATGCTCCAATCAAG GATCTCCGTCTTGTTCGGGACAAGTTTACTCATGTTTCTAGAGGATTTGCATTTGTACATTTCCATTCA GTTGAGGATGCTACTAAAGCTCTTGAAGCCACTAATGGAACAACGCTTGAGAAGAATGGACAGATTTTAAGAGTAGCATATGCAAAAAGCATTCTTGGTCCGGGATCTGGGGCATCGGGCCATTCTCAGTCAAGCAGCCTAGCGGCTGCTGCAATTGAGGCGGCAGCATTTGCTCAACAG TACGATGCTGTTGGATGGGCACCAAAGGAGTACAATCCAGATGACAAATCTGCCAGTGCGCCAGAGCAGAATGGTGGGGAGGCTACAGTTCAGAAGGATGGTTCGGCTCCACAATCTGGCTTTGTATGGGATGAAGCATCTGGTTATTACTATGATGCTGCTTCTGGCTTCTACTATGATGGAAATACAG GTCTTTATTATGATGGTAATGCTGGGATCTGGTATTCATATGACCACCACACCCAGCAGTATATTCCTTGCACAGATCAGAATGACAATAAGACATCTGATAAACAATCTGAGCATTCCAAGCCATCAGATACTAACAATAGAAAAGTAATCATCTCAGCACCAGCTGCCACCATTACAGCTACTGAGAAGGCTGCTTCATTACATGATGCAGTCCAGGCTGCTGCTACAGCAGCATTAGCTGcggagaagaaagaaaaggagaagtcTAAAGAGATAAAGCTTGCTTCAAAAAGCAGTATTTTGGCTAGCAAGAAGAAAATGAACAATGTATTGACAATGTGGAAGCAGAGGAGTAATGAAGGGCAAGCAACTCGTGTTACTGTTGATGACAATCAGCCATCTGGTTCTGCTGATGAGAGGTCGTTTTCTGTTGGACAATCCATGAAGAGCAAGTTCAAAACTGATACGATCACTGCGAAGGAAAGTGCTGTGTCTACTTCAGGAATTATCACAAGCACTGCGGTTGCCCAGGCTGGTTTGGAGTCTCCAGTCAAGCCAAGACCTGTAAGTAATAGCTCTGGGGGGGCTCTTATGGGGGTCATAAGGGGCTCTGGTCGAGGTGTTATGAAGTCGGATGCTTCATATTCAGGATCATCCACTATAGTTTCTACCTCCACTGCTGTCGGTGGTACATCAATAAATGCAGATGCATCTGCAATTGCAACTCCTTTCAGAACAGATGCATCAGCATTGGGTTCTTATGCACCACCTGCATCTACTGGGAGTGGCAAGAGGAGGTTTTCTGAGATGCCActctcttctgcttctgctcAGAAGGAGCAATCTCAGACTACCTATAGGGATCGTGCAGCTGAAAGGAGGAGTTTGTATGGTTCATCGTCTTCGATGGGAGATCTGCCCGGTTATGGTTTTGGGGATTCAA GGCTTGGGGAAGGATGGAAGTGGAATGATAGAACCAGTCCAAGCACAAGCCACAGAACATCGAGCAGGACTTGGGAGTCAACAGAAGAAATTGGATCCTAG
- the LOC110609573 gene encoding SUPPRESSOR OF ABI3-5 isoform X4, with protein sequence MDPGRYGLQQGWDNNSALEGYGGVHEPNYRVGGSYDERRFHDERYTRDNVYARNAFHRDVLERESYPPPPAVGLWPQSRRRSYEEDYPLDRESRRHEKAYVDSYHAMDTFRDRDIDSYTELDKFRDGYRNVENYRDHGFDRGARFGARDRDDHAYDDYDYRPRNSSQNREDSRERDYEYGRHSYDSDYERGNKREGNWRRRDSRDRERDKRGLSRERDQSPHKRHERSHSRGRDDRPRSRSPRGRSHGRSQREDSYEDGQHERTERRRDREEKRHRGNYTVAPSATVVVKGLSQKTTEEDLYQILAEWGPLRHVRVIKERNSGISRGFAFIDFPSVDAACAMMDRIGDDGFVVDGRKLFFEYSSKPTGGAGGQFGQESAVKSGHNNHRSIMVPSDWMCTICGCVNFARRTSCFQCNEPRTEDAPAADIALSNPASLGRKGFEAGPTHVLVVRGLDENADEEMLRYEFSKHAPIKDLRLVRDKFTHVSRGFAFVHFHSVEDATKALEATNGTTLEKNGQILRVAYAKSILGPGSGASGHSQSSSLAAAAIEAAAFAQQYDAVGWAPKEYNPDDKSASAPEQNGGEATVQKDGSAPQSGFVWDEASGYYYDAASGFYYDGNTGLYYDGNAGIWYSYDHHTQQYIPCTDQNDNKTSDKQSEHSKPSDTNNRKVIISAPAATITATEKAASLHDAVQAAATAALAAEKKEKEKSKEIKLASKSSILASKKKMNNVLTMWKQRSNEGQATRVTVDDNQPSGSADERSFSVGQSMKSKFKTDTITAKESAVSTSGIITSTAVAQAGLESPVKPRPVSNSSGGALMGVIRGSGRGVMKSDASYSGSSTIVSTSTAVGGTSINADASAIATPFRTDASALGSYAPPASTGSGKRRFSEMPLSSASAQKEQSQTTYRDRAAERRSLYGSSSSMGDLPGYGFGDSIVQVDGSIACISLYCD encoded by the exons ATGGATCCTGGTCGCTATGGTCTCCAGCAAGGATGGGATAATAACAGC GCTCTGGAAGGGTATGGTGGAGTCCACGAGCCAAACTACCG GGTGGGTGGTTCATATGATGAGAGGAGATTTCATGATGAAAGATACACCAGGGATAATGTCTATGCAAGAAATGCTTTTCACCGAGATGTCCTAGAGAGGGAGAGCTATCCACCACCTCCTGCTGTTGGTCTTTGGCCTCAGTCAAGAAGGCGAAGTTATGAAGAAGATTATCCCCTTGATAGGGAGTCAAGGAGACATGAGAAAGCATATGTGGACTCATACCATGCGATGGATACTTTTCGAGATCGTGATATCGATTCATACACGGAACTTGATAAGTTCCGTGATGGCTATCGCAACGTGGAAAACTATCGTGATCATGGGTTTGATAGGGGTGCCAGGTTTGGAGCACGTGATCGAGATGATCATGCATATGATGATTATGATTACAGGCCCCGCAATTCCAGCCAAAATAGGGAGGACAGCCGTGAGAGGGATTATGAATATGGTCGACATAGTTATGATTCAGACTATGAGAGAGGCAATAAAAGAGAGGGAAATTGGAGGCGGCGCGATTCCCGTGATCGAGAACGTGATAAGAGAGGTTTGAGTCGAGAAAGAGATCAGAGTCCGCATAAAAGGCATGAACGATCTCACTCTCGTGGACGTGATGACCGTCCTAGATCAAGGTCCCCTCGAGGTCGAAGTCATGGTCGAAGTCAACGAGAGGACAGTTATGAGGATGGTCAACATGAGAGGACTGAAAGGCGGAGAGACCGTGAGGAGAAGCGGCATCGAGGGAATTACACAGTG gCCCCATCTGCAACTGTTGTTGTGAAAGGTCTATCACAGAAGACAACTGAGGAAGACTTGTATCAGATACTT GCTGAATGGGGACCTCTCCGCCATGTGCGTGTGATCAAAGAGCGGAATTCTGGCATTTCTCGTGGATTTGCTTTTATTGATTTTCCATCTGTG GATGCAGCTTGTGCTATGATGGATAGGATTGGGGATGATGGTTTTGTTGTGGATGGCAGGAAATTGTTCTTTGAGTATag TAGTAAGCCAACTGGGGGGGCAGGAGGACAATTTGGTCAAGAAAGTGCTGTGAAATCAGGCCATAACAACCACAGAAGCATCATGGTACCATCTGATTGGATGTGCACCATATGTGGTTGTGTCAATTTTGCAAGGCGAACATCCTGTTTTCAG TGTAATGAGCCAAGAACTGAAGATGCACCAGCAGCAGATATAGCTTTATCAAATCCAGCTTCTTTGGGAAGGAAAGGATTCGAGGCAG GTCCTACTCATGTATTGGTGGTTCGTGGATTGGATGAAAATGCTGATGAGGAGATGCTTCGTTATGAGTTTTCTAAACATGCTCCAATCAAG GATCTCCGTCTTGTTCGGGACAAGTTTACTCATGTTTCTAGAGGATTTGCATTTGTACATTTCCATTCA GTTGAGGATGCTACTAAAGCTCTTGAAGCCACTAATGGAACAACGCTTGAGAAGAATGGACAGATTTTAAGAGTAGCATATGCAAAAAGCATTCTTGGTCCGGGATCTGGGGCATCGGGCCATTCTCAGTCAAGCAGCCTAGCGGCTGCTGCAATTGAGGCGGCAGCATTTGCTCAACAG TACGATGCTGTTGGATGGGCACCAAAGGAGTACAATCCAGATGACAAATCTGCCAGTGCGCCAGAGCAGAATGGTGGGGAGGCTACAGTTCAGAAGGATGGTTCGGCTCCACAATCTGGCTTTGTATGGGATGAAGCATCTGGTTATTACTATGATGCTGCTTCTGGCTTCTACTATGATGGAAATACAG GTCTTTATTATGATGGTAATGCTGGGATCTGGTATTCATATGACCACCACACCCAGCAGTATATTCCTTGCACAGATCAGAATGACAATAAGACATCTGATAAACAATCTGAGCATTCCAAGCCATCAGATACTAACAATAGAAAAGTAATCATCTCAGCACCAGCTGCCACCATTACAGCTACTGAGAAGGCTGCTTCATTACATGATGCAGTCCAGGCTGCTGCTACAGCAGCATTAGCTGcggagaagaaagaaaaggagaagtcTAAAGAGATAAAGCTTGCTTCAAAAAGCAGTATTTTGGCTAGCAAGAAGAAAATGAACAATGTATTGACAATGTGGAAGCAGAGGAGTAATGAAGGGCAAGCAACTCGTGTTACTGTTGATGACAATCAGCCATCTGGTTCTGCTGATGAGAGGTCGTTTTCTGTTGGACAATCCATGAAGAGCAAGTTCAAAACTGATACGATCACTGCGAAGGAAAGTGCTGTGTCTACTTCAGGAATTATCACAAGCACTGCGGTTGCCCAGGCTGGTTTGGAGTCTCCAGTCAAGCCAAGACCTGTAAGTAATAGCTCTGGGGGGGCTCTTATGGGGGTCATAAGGGGCTCTGGTCGAGGTGTTATGAAGTCGGATGCTTCATATTCAGGATCATCCACTATAGTTTCTACCTCCACTGCTGTCGGTGGTACATCAATAAATGCAGATGCATCTGCAATTGCAACTCCTTTCAGAACAGATGCATCAGCATTGGGTTCTTATGCACCACCTGCATCTACTGGGAGTGGCAAGAGGAGGTTTTCTGAGATGCCActctcttctgcttctgctcAGAAGGAGCAATCTCAGACTACCTATAGGGATCGTGCAGCTGAAAGGAGGAGTTTGTATGGTTCATCGTCTTCGATGGGAGATCTGCCCGGTTATGGTTTTGGGGATTCAA TTGTCCAAGTTGATGGATCCATTGCTTGTATCTCTCTTTATTGCGATTAA
- the LOC110609573 gene encoding SUPPRESSOR OF ABI3-5 isoform X2, protein MDPGRYGLQQGWDNNSALEGYGGVHEPNYRVGGSYDERRFHDERYTRDNVYARNAFHRDVLERESYPPPPAVGLWPQSRRRSYEEDYPLDRESRRHEKAYVDSYHAMDTFRDRDIDSYTELDKFRDGYRNVENYRDHGFDRGARFGARDRDDHAYDDYDYRPRNSSQNREDSRERDYEYGRHSYDSDYERGNKREGNWRRRDSRDRERDKRGLSRERDQSPHKRHERSHSRGRDDRPRSRSPRGRSHGRSQREDSYEDGQHERTERRRDREEKRHRGNYTVAPSATVVVKGLSQKTTEEDLYQILAEWGPLRHVRVIKERNSGISRGFAFIDFPSVDAACAMMDRIGDDGFVVDGRKLFFEYSKPTGGAGGQFGQESAVKSGHNNHRSIMVPSDWMCTICGCVNFARRTSCFQCNEPRTEDAPAADIALSNPASLGRKGFEAGPTHVLVVRGLDENADEEMLRYEFSKHAPIKDLRLVRDKFTHVSRGFAFVHFHSVEDATKALEATNGTTLEKNGQILRVAYAKSILGPGSGASGHSQSSSLAAAAIEAAAFAQQYDAVGWAPKEYNPDDKSASAPEQNGGEATVQKDGSAPQSGFVWDEASGYYYDAASGFYYDGNTGLYYDGNAGIWYSYDHHTQQYIPCTDQNDNKTSDKQSEHSKPSDTNNRKVIISAPAATITATEKAASLHDAVQAAATAALAAEKKEKEKSKEIKLASKSSILASKKKMNNVLTMWKQRSNEGQATRVTVDDNQPSGSADERSFSVGQSMKSKFKTDTITAKESAVSTSGIITSTAVAQAGLESPVKPRPVSNSSGGALMGVIRGSGRGVMKSDASYSGSSTIVSTSTAVGGTSINADASAIATPFRTDASALGSYAPPASTGSGKRRFSEMPLSSASAQKEQSQTTYRDRAAERRSLYGSSSSMGDLPGYGFGDSNRDLPFKKGSSDSMPFPPGVGGGRGVGDANINAQSYEVITADKAIDESNVGNRMLRNMGWQEGLGLGKDGSGMIEPVQAQATEHRAGLGSQQKKLDPSLEVQAGDSYKTLIHKKALARFREMSDTS, encoded by the exons ATGGATCCTGGTCGCTATGGTCTCCAGCAAGGATGGGATAATAACAGC GCTCTGGAAGGGTATGGTGGAGTCCACGAGCCAAACTACCG GGTGGGTGGTTCATATGATGAGAGGAGATTTCATGATGAAAGATACACCAGGGATAATGTCTATGCAAGAAATGCTTTTCACCGAGATGTCCTAGAGAGGGAGAGCTATCCACCACCTCCTGCTGTTGGTCTTTGGCCTCAGTCAAGAAGGCGAAGTTATGAAGAAGATTATCCCCTTGATAGGGAGTCAAGGAGACATGAGAAAGCATATGTGGACTCATACCATGCGATGGATACTTTTCGAGATCGTGATATCGATTCATACACGGAACTTGATAAGTTCCGTGATGGCTATCGCAACGTGGAAAACTATCGTGATCATGGGTTTGATAGGGGTGCCAGGTTTGGAGCACGTGATCGAGATGATCATGCATATGATGATTATGATTACAGGCCCCGCAATTCCAGCCAAAATAGGGAGGACAGCCGTGAGAGGGATTATGAATATGGTCGACATAGTTATGATTCAGACTATGAGAGAGGCAATAAAAGAGAGGGAAATTGGAGGCGGCGCGATTCCCGTGATCGAGAACGTGATAAGAGAGGTTTGAGTCGAGAAAGAGATCAGAGTCCGCATAAAAGGCATGAACGATCTCACTCTCGTGGACGTGATGACCGTCCTAGATCAAGGTCCCCTCGAGGTCGAAGTCATGGTCGAAGTCAACGAGAGGACAGTTATGAGGATGGTCAACATGAGAGGACTGAAAGGCGGAGAGACCGTGAGGAGAAGCGGCATCGAGGGAATTACACAGTG gCCCCATCTGCAACTGTTGTTGTGAAAGGTCTATCACAGAAGACAACTGAGGAAGACTTGTATCAGATACTT GCTGAATGGGGACCTCTCCGCCATGTGCGTGTGATCAAAGAGCGGAATTCTGGCATTTCTCGTGGATTTGCTTTTATTGATTTTCCATCTGTG GATGCAGCTTGTGCTATGATGGATAGGATTGGGGATGATGGTTTTGTTGTGGATGGCAGGAAATTGTTCTTTGAGTATag TAAGCCAACTGGGGGGGCAGGAGGACAATTTGGTCAAGAAAGTGCTGTGAAATCAGGCCATAACAACCACAGAAGCATCATGGTACCATCTGATTGGATGTGCACCATATGTGGTTGTGTCAATTTTGCAAGGCGAACATCCTGTTTTCAG TGTAATGAGCCAAGAACTGAAGATGCACCAGCAGCAGATATAGCTTTATCAAATCCAGCTTCTTTGGGAAGGAAAGGATTCGAGGCAG GTCCTACTCATGTATTGGTGGTTCGTGGATTGGATGAAAATGCTGATGAGGAGATGCTTCGTTATGAGTTTTCTAAACATGCTCCAATCAAG GATCTCCGTCTTGTTCGGGACAAGTTTACTCATGTTTCTAGAGGATTTGCATTTGTACATTTCCATTCA GTTGAGGATGCTACTAAAGCTCTTGAAGCCACTAATGGAACAACGCTTGAGAAGAATGGACAGATTTTAAGAGTAGCATATGCAAAAAGCATTCTTGGTCCGGGATCTGGGGCATCGGGCCATTCTCAGTCAAGCAGCCTAGCGGCTGCTGCAATTGAGGCGGCAGCATTTGCTCAACAG TACGATGCTGTTGGATGGGCACCAAAGGAGTACAATCCAGATGACAAATCTGCCAGTGCGCCAGAGCAGAATGGTGGGGAGGCTACAGTTCAGAAGGATGGTTCGGCTCCACAATCTGGCTTTGTATGGGATGAAGCATCTGGTTATTACTATGATGCTGCTTCTGGCTTCTACTATGATGGAAATACAG GTCTTTATTATGATGGTAATGCTGGGATCTGGTATTCATATGACCACCACACCCAGCAGTATATTCCTTGCACAGATCAGAATGACAATAAGACATCTGATAAACAATCTGAGCATTCCAAGCCATCAGATACTAACAATAGAAAAGTAATCATCTCAGCACCAGCTGCCACCATTACAGCTACTGAGAAGGCTGCTTCATTACATGATGCAGTCCAGGCTGCTGCTACAGCAGCATTAGCTGcggagaagaaagaaaaggagaagtcTAAAGAGATAAAGCTTGCTTCAAAAAGCAGTATTTTGGCTAGCAAGAAGAAAATGAACAATGTATTGACAATGTGGAAGCAGAGGAGTAATGAAGGGCAAGCAACTCGTGTTACTGTTGATGACAATCAGCCATCTGGTTCTGCTGATGAGAGGTCGTTTTCTGTTGGACAATCCATGAAGAGCAAGTTCAAAACTGATACGATCACTGCGAAGGAAAGTGCTGTGTCTACTTCAGGAATTATCACAAGCACTGCGGTTGCCCAGGCTGGTTTGGAGTCTCCAGTCAAGCCAAGACCTGTAAGTAATAGCTCTGGGGGGGCTCTTATGGGGGTCATAAGGGGCTCTGGTCGAGGTGTTATGAAGTCGGATGCTTCATATTCAGGATCATCCACTATAGTTTCTACCTCCACTGCTGTCGGTGGTACATCAATAAATGCAGATGCATCTGCAATTGCAACTCCTTTCAGAACAGATGCATCAGCATTGGGTTCTTATGCACCACCTGCATCTACTGGGAGTGGCAAGAGGAGGTTTTCTGAGATGCCActctcttctgcttctgctcAGAAGGAGCAATCTCAGACTACCTATAGGGATCGTGCAGCTGAAAGGAGGAGTTTGTATGGTTCATCGTCTTCGATGGGAGATCTGCCCGGTTATGGTTTTGGGGATTCAA ATCGGGATTTGCCATTCAAAAAGGGTTCTTCGGATTCAATGCCTTTCCCTCCTGGTGTTGGTGGAGGGCGTGGGGTTGGAGATGCCAACATCAATGCTCAGAGTTATGAGGTGATTACAGCAGACAAAGCAATTGATGAGAGCAATGTGGGCAATAGAATGCTCCGAAATATGGGCTGGCAAGAAGGCTTG GGCTTGGGGAAGGATGGAAGTGGAATGATAGAACCAGTCCAAGCACAAGCCACAGAACATCGAGCAGGACTTGGGAGTCAACAGAAGAAATTGGATCCTAGCCTTGAGGTGCAGGCCGGGGATAGTTACAAAACTCTCATTCATAAGAAGGCTCTTGCTAGGTTCCGGGAGATGTCTGATACCTCTTAA